Part of the Lebetimonas natsushimae genome is shown below.
TATAATAACTTCATCGCCGGGTTTTATATCTATGAGAATTGCGGCCATTTCAAGTGCATGAGTGCATGATGGAGTTAATAAAGCTTTTTTACATTTAAGCTTTTCCTCAAACCATTTTTGACACTTTTTAGAAAATTTCCCATCTCCAGAAATTTTATTACTTTTTATAGCTTCTAAAATATATTTATCTTCGTTTCCTGTATAGCAAGGTTTATTAAATGGTATTTGATAGCTCATTTATTTTACTTTTAATTTTATTAAGTCATAAATTATATTAATTTTTTCTTTCATTTCTTCTTTTGTTTTATATTTTAAAAACACTATTCCAGCTTTATATGTTAAATAATCGTTAATAATATCCCCTTTTTTACCCCATATGAATTTTTTTATTATATTTTTTTTTATGGTTTTATCAAATATAATATCTGCTAATATTCCATTTTTATTAGTCATTAAACAATGGCGAGTAATTAAATTATTATTTTTATTTACTGGATTATTAATTTTTTTGCCTATAAAACTTTTTAAAATTAATTCAGCGTAATTTATATCTGTTGCATATTCAACTAATTCAAGATATAAATCGCCAGGAATTCTCCTACAAACTTCTATTATATAGATTTCGTCATTTTTTAAAATAAACTGAGTATGAATAATTCCATCTTTTAAGTTTAATAATTTTGCAATTTTTTCAATATTGGTAATTAATTGTCTTGTTATTTTGCGGTTTATTGTTAAAGAAGTAGAAGCCCCTGCTACTAAATATTTATTTTTATAATAATATTCATCATCACAAAAATAAAAAATTATTTTTTTGTTTTTTATAATAGCTGTAAAACCATGATTTGTACCTTCAATAAATTCTTCAATAATAATTCTTTTTGCTTTTGATTTGTTAAAAGCTTCTTCTAAAGATTTTTTAATTTCTTTTATATTAAATTTATCAATTTTTGTAACACCTTTTCCACCACTTAGATCTACAGGTTTTATTATTATAGGGAATTTGAAATTTTTTATTTCATTTATTGCTGAATTAAAATTAGAAAAACCTTTTGCTTTTGGAATAGGTATATTGTTTTCATTTGCAAATTTTTTAAAAAGATCTTTATTATGAATAATTTGAGAAACTTTATAATTATCAAAATTGCCTATATTTAATTTATCTGAAATATATGAAGCCGATAAAGCTGCAAAATCATTACTTCCAGGACATATCTCATCTATTTTTAAATTTTTAACTAAATTTAACATAGCTTCTTTATTGGAGTAATCTTCTTTTATATATTTATCAGAAAATTTATGTCCGATATCGGTTTCTTTGTTACCGGTTGTAATAACAAAATAACCTAATTCTTTTGCTACTTGAATTATAGGAATTTCAGCATGACTTCCACCCAAAATTAACATTTTTTTCATATGATAACTTTTTCAATTAATCTATTTTTATTTATTCCCAATTTATTAAATTTTTTTATAATTAAAGGCGTATTTTGAGAAGCTGAAATAATTATTGGATAATTGTCGTCTACTAACTTATTTGAACTATAAACGGGATATCCGAAAAAATTTTTACCAATTTTTGATGAAGTGTCATCAACAATATATGCTATTTCTGTTTTTTTTATCAAATATGAATTTGTTAATAATTGTTTTGTTTGTACTCCTGCTCCCCATATAATTACTTTTTTATATAAATTAGGGTTGAATAAAAACTCATCATAACCATAGTTTTTTAATTTTTTAATTAATTCATTATATTTATTATCATCAATTTTTAATCGTTGTCTTAAAAGATCATCTAAAAATACTATATTAGCTCCATGTTGTTTTAATAGAGTATATAAAATAATTATAGCTACAATCGAATCAATATCAACAATTTCTTTTTTAAAATTAAAACTAATTTGAAAGTTATTTTTTATTAAATTATATTTATTTATTAAGTTTACAAAATTTTTTATATTATTTAAATCTTTGTTTTCATCTAGGATGATATATTTTATAGTTATATTTCCATCGTTATCGCATTTACTATATTTTTGTAAATTATTAAAAATTTTATAAAAAGATTTACTATTTCTAATATAAAAAAATGTTTTTTCTATTCCAGCATCAATGCTTGTAGTAATTCGTATTTTATTTTCTTTTAGAAAATTACAAATTTCTGGTACATATTTAGTTGCATTTGTGATAATTATTGGTTTAATTTTAGGAAATTTTTTTATAATAAAATTTAAAATTTCTAAAAAATTTTTATCTAATGTAGGCTCTCCACCGCCCCAAACTATTGATTTTATCTTTTTTAAAGAATTATTTTCATATAGTCCTTGTATTAATTGTTTAACATTATATTTTGGTTTTTCTCCACCGTAATAAATTTCACTGCAATATATACATTTCATATTACAAATTGAATGATATTCTAATGATAAATGTTCAACATTTAATTTATCAATATATCCCCACTCTTTAAATTCTAAAAATGGGCAATTTTTACATTCTTCAGCTTCATCTCGATTTATTTTATAATATAAATTTTGTTTAGCTTTTAAAATATTCTCAGGAGTAATATTTTCTTTGTTTGCATTTAATAAGACAATATCCCCTTTCATTTTTCCATTATCAAAAAATCTTTTACAGCATGTTCTTATTTCATTGTAAGATAAAAATAATGAATTATGCAGGTCATAACAACTCCAACTTTTTTTAGAAATATCTTTTAGAAATTTATTTATTTTTGTTATTTGCTTATCAATGTTATTTAAAAAATAATTTACAATCATAAAATATTTTGTATTTTTGTGTATTGTTTGTATTTTCTTTTTCAAATTTATAGATAATAAAGATTCAACTTGCAGTATTTTTTCATATAAATATTTATAAAGTTTTATTTGTTCTGTTTCTTTAACACAATTTCTGTATATATTTAAAATTTCTACTGCTATTATATTAATTATGCCTATAATATAATGTTTTTTTATATTTTGTGAAAAAATTTTTTCTTTTTTTAGAAATTCATATATTTTTATAAATGATTTAAAATAGTCATCAATATGTTTTTTTGAAATTGTATTAATAATAGAGTTGCTTCTATTGAACTTTTTGTATATTTTTTTATCTAAAATATGTATTTTTTGCGCTTTTACATATGCTTGAAATATAAAATAAATATCTTCATGATATCCATTTTCAAATTTAATGTTATTGTACTTTAATAAATAGGTTGGAAATAATGTATAAATAACTGATCCATCCATACCCAATGAGATAAAATCTTTAATTAATTCAATTTTTTCTTTTTTTAAACTATTAAAATCATATCGTCCTTCAAATTTTTGAATATTTTTATTAATAAATTTCCAATTATAAGCAATAATATCGTTATTTTTTAGATTATTTTCTTTTATAAAATTATGTAATTCAGAAATAGCAAAATTTTCTAATTCATCGTCACTGTCTAAAAATAATATCCAATCTCCTTCAGATTTTTCTATTCCAATATTTCTTGCAATACCAGGACCTGAATTTATGTTGGTTTTATAAATTTTTATTCTATAATCTTTTATATTTTTTACTATATTTAAAGTATTATCGATTGAACAATCATCAACTATTATTATTTCTAAGTTATTATATGTTTGATTTAAAACACTAATTATACTTCTAGCAATAGTTTTTTCAGAATTATATGTTGGAATAATTATAGAAAATTTCATTGTATATTTTCCCATTTTTTATTTTTACTTGATTTATTCATAGCAGTTAATAATTTAAGCCCTTCAATAGCTTCCTCTATTCCAAAAACATATTCGTTCAATTGATTATGTAATATTGAATCATAAATATCGCAATAATAATTTGCAAAAGCTTCTATAAATCCAATAGGATGACCTGCTTTGAATCTGTTGTATCTCTTTTTTTTAGAAATTATTGCATTTGGACTTTCTCTATCAATAATAAATTTATTTCCTGTATTATCGCAAAAATATAAATTTTCAGGTTTCATTTGATACCATGTTGCAGAACCTTTTTCTCCATATACCCTTACTTTTAGACCATTTCTATGACCAATAGCTGATTTACTAAACCAAATATTTGAAACGACATTACCAGTATAATTAATTATAGCTATAGTATTATCTATAACATTAAAATTGCCGAAGTTATTATTAATTGCAATAATTTCTAAAGGTTTTTCTTCTATTAAAAAATATATAATATTGTGTATATGACTTGCTAAATCTAAATATATTGTAGGTAAAATATAATCTTTAAGGCGCCAATCTTGAGGGTTTTTATTTAATTTAATAAAACTTTCTTGAGGCATTTCGATATGTATTTGATTAATTTTGCCTAATTTATTATTTTTTATCATATGTTTTAATTCTCGTAACATTGGATAACCAGTATAATTATATATTACAGCTAAAAAACCATTATTTCTTTTTAAAGCTTTTTTTATTTCTGATGCTTCTTCCACTGATAAAGCAATAGCTTTTTCACAAATTACTTTTATGTTATTATCTAAACATTTTATTATTTCATTTTTGTGGTTTGGTATTGGAGTTAATATTGATATTGCATCAATATTATTTTTTTCATATTTAATTAACTCTTCTAAACTGTTATAACATCTCTTAATATCAATATCATAAATTTTTGCTGTTTGTAAATTTATTTTTTCATTTTTACTAAAGCATCCTGCTACCAATTCAAATTTTTTATCCATTTCAACTGCAATTCTGTGAACTTGACCTACTGCTGAATTTATGCCTCCTCCTAAAAATGCTATTTTTAATTTTTTCATACATTGCCTTTTTTTAAATTATAAAAATATTTTCCCATTGCGCTTTTAAATTTTCAATGGAAAAATAAAATTTAATTATTTCTACATTTTTAGATAAATCTTTTTTTTCAAATAATGTATTTTCTAAATTATTGTAATCATACACAATTATCTCTTTTTCTTGAAAGTATTTCCATAAACTGTTATTAGGTTTTAAATAGATTTTTTTACCCATTCCTAATAAAGTAATAATATTGCCAAATGCTTGTTGCCTTTCATGAGCAAATATAGCTATATCAATGTTGCTTAAAAAGTTTAAATAATTTTTTAAAGGTATAATTTTTTTAATGGGTATAAATTTATTTTTCATAAGATTTTTACCGTATTTTATAATTTTTTCAGCATATATTGTATCTCCATAAGATAAAGGAGCATATACTCTAATATTTTTATTTTTATATTTATAAAGTTTATTTAATATATCTTTATGATTATTAGTAGGATCTGCAGAATTTCCAATTTGAATATTTATAATAGATTTTTTTTTTAATCTGGTATTTATTTCTTTGTAAATATTAGAAGGATAAGCAAAACAATTTATTCTTTTTCCTTTAATAGAATATTTATTAATTAAATATTTATAATCCCATTTGTTTTCTGTAACAAAAAATTTTATATGTTTAATGGTTTCTTTTTTTATTTCACTTTGCTTTTCAGGAAAATAAAAATCTCCTCCCCACATTACCCAATAAGTTTTTTCAAAAAATTTTTCATTATTTAAAAGTATTTCGCAAAGTTTATCATACCAAAGACCATGGAGTATAATTTGTTTTGCTTTTTTCATATTTTTAATAAAAAATTCTTCTTGTGTAAAAATATCTTTTGTAATTGCATTTTCAAATTTTGAAATATTTTTTTCAGCACTACAAAGAATAAAAAAATGCTCATTTTTATCAAAATGATTATTAACAAATTCGATAAAAGGATAATTTATATGTTTTGAACTATCAGCCATTATATGAAGTATCATTTATATTTTTCCAAATACCACCTAACAGTCTTAACAATACCACTTTCAAAATTTTCATCTGCTCTCCAGCCAAGTTCATTTTCTATTTTACTTGCATCTATTGCATATCTTCTATCATGTCCAGGTCTGTCAGATACAAAAGTTATAAGTTCCTTATAACTTTTTAGTTTTGAATGTTGAGTGTTAAGTTTTGAATTTTTTTTTATAGGATATAATTCATCTAATATCTCACATATTTTATTTGCTATATAAATATTAGTTCTCTCATTTCTTCCACCAATATTATATGTGTCTCCATTTTTACCTTTATGATAAGCTAAATCTATTCCTTTACAGTGATCTAACACATAAAGCCAATCTCTTATATTTTTACCATCTCCGTATATAGGTATAGGGTTGCCTTGCAGGGCATTTCTTATAATTGTAGGTATCAGTTTTTCATCATGTTGTTTTGGTCCATAATTGTTTGAACAATTTGTAATAATTGTATTCATTCCGTATGTGTGATGATAACTTCTGATAATCATATCAGAACTTGCTTTACTAGCACTGTATGGTGAATTTGGAGCATAAGGTGTTTTTTCAGTAAAGAGTATATTAGGATCTTCCGGCAAAGTTCCATATACTTCATCAGTGGAAATATGGTGAAACCTGCAATCTTCATATCCTTCTTTATATTTAAAAGGTCCATCCATCCAATATTTATAAGCCACATCTATTAATGTATAAGTACCATTTACATTTGTCTCTACAAAAACACCAGGATTTTTAATAGAATTATCTACATGAGATTCTGCCGCAAAATGAATTACACTTTTTATATCAAATTCATCAAAAATGAATTCTACTAATTCCCTGTTGCAAATATCACCTTTTATAAATTTATATCTTGGATTATTTTTCACTTCTTTTAAATTTTCTAAATTTCCCGCATATGTTAGTTTATCTAAATTGATTATTTTATATTCAGGATATTTTTCCAAAAAATACGGAATAAAATTGCTTCCTATAAACCCAGCCCCACCTGTTATAAGAATGTTTTTCAACATTAATCTCCTGCGATTTCCATTAAATATTTTCCATATTCAGTTTTTTCAAATTTTTTAGCTAATTTTTGAAGTTGATTTCTATCTATCCATTTATTATTGTAAGCAATTTCTTCTATACAAGCAACTTTTAAACCTGTTCTTTTTTCAATGGTTCTTATAAAATTAGATGCATCAAGTAAACTGTCATGTGTTCCTGTATCAAACCATGCATATCCTCTGCCCAGAAGTTCTACTTTTAATCTGTTTTCTTTTAAATACATTTCATTTATTGAAGTAATTTCTAATTCACCTCTGGCACTTGGTTTGACATTGTAAGCTTTTTTAATAACATCATTTGGATAAAAATAAAGCCCTACTACCGCATAATTACTTTTTGGATTTTTTGGCTTTTCTTCTATGCTTATTACTTTTCCGTTTTTATCAAATTCTACTATTCCATATTCCTGTGGGTTGTTTACATTGTATCCAAAAATTACTGAATTGTTTTTTTTAACATTTTTTTTTGCATTATTTAATAAATCTATTAAACCGTGACCGTAAATAATATTATCACCTAATACTAAACATACATTTTTATTTTCTATAAATTGCTCACCTAAAATAAATGCTTCTGCTATACCTTTTGCTTCTTCCTGAACTGCATATTTAATTTTTAATCCCAATTGACTGCCATCTTTAAAGATTCTTTTGTAATTTTTTATATATTCATAATTTGAAATAATTAATATTTCTTTGATCTTACTTAACATTAATATGGAAAGTGGATAATATATCATTGGTTTATTATAAAGAGGAAGTAAATGTTTGGATATTCCTTTTGTTATAGGATATAGTCTTGTTCCTTTTCCTCCAGCTAGAATTATCCCTTTCATTTGTTAATAATTTTTAAAAAAATATTTTTTTTATTTTCATACCATTGTTTATATTCTAAATTTCCTATTTCCTCTCTTTTTTTGGCATTTTTAATTAAAGCGGTAACCATTTCTATATATTCTTTATCGTCATTTGCTATAAAAACTTTATTTTTTTTATTACTTTTTATTTTTCTTTTTATATGAAAAATCACGGGTCGTTTTTTTGCAATAAATTCATCTTTACTTTTTCCTTGACCCAGTGGAAAACTGTCAGGCCAAATATCAATTACCCAACCATATACATGAGGATTTACCATACCGTTGAAAATAAATCTTTTTTTATCAATATTATATTTTTTCAATTTTTCTTTTATGCTGTTTTCATTTCCGTGTCCACACGCTAGATAAATTGTATTTGGATTTTGTTTCATAATTTCAGCAATTAATTTAATATATTCGTTACTGTCTATTTTTACAAATCTTCCAATAGTTCCAAGTATGACAGTATCTTTTCCAAATTTTTTCAACAGTTTTTCTTTAATTTTTTTTGCTTCAATTTGATTCTGTTGTGATCCTATTAAAAATTCTTCATCTATCTGAATATCAAAAATTTTCCAATCATAATTTTTACATTCTTGGGGGAAATGACTAATTCTTAAATCTATATTTTCAATTTCACTTGTGCAATTTCCGTGAGACCAAAATATTTGTTTAGGGGCTGTTCGTGTAGAAAATAAAAAATTGGGAATTGCATATCCGAAAAAAGATATTAATATATCAATTTTATCTTTTAAAATCTGTTCTCTTAAATCAAGGGCTTTTTCTAAATGATTATAAAAATAACCGTCTTGATAAAATTTATATTGAGGGGTATAAACAGTAATTCCTAATTTTTTTAATTCTTCAATCCATAATTTATCATCTGGTTGTTTTTCAACATAATTCATTGAATAAACAAAAATTTCATAATTTTCTCTAAATTCATTATTTTTCATTAAAGTTTTCCATAATGAATATTCAACTATTAAAGGAGAAGTAGTTACTAATCTATCGATTAAAAAAGCAATTCTTTTTTTGTTGTTATTGTAATTATATGGTTTTGGTAATTTATGTTCTGATCCCCAGTTTTTAAAATATTGACTAAGAGGTTTTTCAATCATTTCATTAAATTTTTCCCATTCTTTTATAGTTTGGGATGAATTTCCATAAAAATGATAAATATAAAATTCAATATACATTATATCTTCAATATAATTCTGTTTCATTGCAAAATCTAATAATTTTTTAAAAATAGGAAGCTGTTCCAGCCAAAAAAGTTTTACAAAGATATTTGGATTGTGCCAAATATATAATATGTTTATAAAAACGCTTCTTCTTCTGTTGGCTTCTAAAGAAAAAAAATATTGAGGTTCGAGTATTTCTTTTAAAACTTCGATTAATAAATCCGGAGATAAGGCGGAAGGACTGTTTTTAAAAAAATCCAACGCATAATATATATCTTTTGTATTTAGTTTTTTATGATTAAAAAGCAGCGTTCTAAATAAAAAATCTTTTAGAGCATCTTTTTTCGAATTAAATATTTCTAAAATGAAAATTACATTGTTTATAATTGCCTTTTCTTCTTCTGTTGCATCATTGTAATAATTTTTAAGAGCGTTAATATTTTTTTGTAAAAAAGAATCTTTTTGAAATTTAATATTTCTTACTTTATCAAAATAATTTATATAATCATATGATGGAATGTCACCTTTTTTTAATATATTTATTATGTTTTCCCTAATTTTTACCATTTCTTACTTTTTTTTAAAAATTATATCAAAAAAATTTTTTTAATGTCGATATACCTTTAAGATGGCAAGGAAGCCATCAGAAAATTTAAAAGGAGTTAAAAATGGGATTTAGAATTAGGACAAATGTAGCTGCATTAAATGCTCATGCTTCAGTAATGGTTACAAATAGAAATTTAAACAATTCATTAGAAAAATTAAGTACAGGTTTAAGAATCAATAAAGCAGCGGATGATGCTTCAGGACTTCAAATTGCAGATGCTTTAAGAGACCAGGCAGACAGTTTGGGCCAGGCAATCAGAAATGCAAACGATGCTATCGGAGTTATGCAAATTGCGGATAAAGCAATGGATGAACAGGTTAAAATACTTAATACAATTAAAGTAAAGGCTACTCAGGCTGCACAGGACGGACAGACAACAGATACAAGAAAAGCGCTTCAAGAAGATATAGTAAGACTTATGGAAGAGCTTGACAATATTGCTCAAACAACATCATATAACGGTAAAAAATTACTTAGCGGTAGTTTTACAAATCAAAAATTCCAAATAGGCGCATATTCTAATGAGACTATTACAGCAAGTATCGGTGCTACTTCTTCAGATAAAATAGGAAATACAAGATTTGAAACAACAGCAAATTTAAAAGTTTCAACAACTGATGCATTAACAACAGTTGATTTAAAATTTACAAAAGTAGACGGAAAAAAAGATGTTCAATTAGAAGAAGTTGTAATATCAACAAGTGCGGGAACAGGATTAGGAGTATTAGCAGAAGTTATAAACAAAAACTCTGATTTAACAGGGGTTAGGGCTTCATGGCAGGTACAAGGTACGGCATCAAAAGCTGTGCAATCAGGGACAATTCACGGATTAAAAATCAATGGAGTGGAAATAGGGGATTTAACAGTACAACACGCAGACAGAGACGGTACATTAGTAGCGGCGATAAATGCAGTAAAAGACCAAACAGGTGTGGAAGCATTTATAGATGAGGAAGGAAAATTAAATTTAAGAAGTTTGGATGGAAGGGCTATTCAAGTATCAACAAGTTCAGCTTCAACAGTGCTTGGAGGAGGAAACTTTACAAAGGCTTCAGGAACAGACACAATAGTAGGAAGATTGACATTTGTCAGACTTGATGCCAGAGATATAAAAATTTCCGGAACAAATGTAAGTAAAATCGGTGTAACAAGCAATATGGCTCAGGCTACTATCAATTTAAGATCAATTAAAGATTCATTTGGGGCAGATGAGGCAAGTGCGATTGGTGTGCATGCTAATTCAAATGTAGCACATTATACAGAAAGTGTTGGAGCAGGTGTTACAACCCTAAAAGGCGCAATGGCTGTTATGGATATTGCTGATAGTGCTATGAAATTACTTG
Proteins encoded:
- a CDS encoding glycosyltransferase, translating into MKFSIIIPTYNSEKTIARSIISVLNQTYNNLEIIIVDDCSIDNTLNIVKNIKDYRIKIYKTNINSGPGIARNIGIEKSEGDWILFLDSDDELENFAISELHNFIKENNLKNNDIIAYNWKFINKNIQKFEGRYDFNSLKKEKIELIKDFISLGMDGSVIYTLFPTYLLKYNNIKFENGYHEDIYFIFQAYVKAQKIHILDKKIYKKFNRSNSIINTISKKHIDDYFKSFIKIYEFLKKEKIFSQNIKKHYIIGIINIIAVEILNIYRNCVKETEQIKLYKYLYEKILQVESLLSINLKKKIQTIHKNTKYFMIVNYFLNNIDKQITKINKFLKDISKKSWSCYDLHNSLFLSYNEIRTCCKRFFDNGKMKGDIVLLNANKENITPENILKAKQNLYYKINRDEAEECKNCPFLEFKEWGYIDKLNVEHLSLEYHSICNMKCIYCSEIYYGGEKPKYNVKQLIQGLYENNSLKKIKSIVWGGGEPTLDKNFLEILNFIIKKFPKIKPIIITNATKYVPEICNFLKENKIRITTSIDAGIEKTFFYIRNSKSFYKIFNNLQKYSKCDNDGNITIKYIILDENKDLNNIKNFVNLINKYNLIKNNFQISFNFKKEIVDIDSIVAIIILYTLLKQHGANIVFLDDLLRQRLKIDDNKYNELIKKLKNYGYDEFLFNPNLYKKVIIWGAGVQTKQLLTNSYLIKKTEIAYIVDDTSSKIGKNFFGYPVYSSNKLVDDNYPIIISASQNTPLIIKKFNKLGINKNRLIEKVII
- a CDS encoding ATP-grasp domain-containing protein, producing MKKMLILGGSHAEIPIIQVAKELGYFVITTGNKETDIGHKFSDKYIKEDYSNKEAMLNLVKNLKIDEICPGSNDFAALSASYISDKLNIGNFDNYKVSQIIHNKDLFKKFANENNIPIPKAKGFSNFNSAINEIKNFKFPIIIKPVDLSGGKGVTKIDKFNIKEIKKSLEEAFNKSKAKRIIIEEFIEGTNHGFTAIIKNKKIIFYFCDDEYYYKNKYLVAGASTSLTINRKITRQLITNIEKIAKLLNLKDGIIHTQFILKNDEIYIIEVCRRIPGDLYLELVEYATDINYAELILKSFIGKKINNPVNKNNNLITRHCLMTNKNGILADIIFDKTIKKNIIKKFIWGKKGDIINDYLTYKAGIVFLKYKTKEEMKEKINIIYDLIKLKVK
- a CDS encoding Gfo/Idh/MocA family protein — encoded protein: MKKLKIAFLGGGINSAVGQVHRIAVEMDKKFELVAGCFSKNEKINLQTAKIYDIDIKRCYNSLEELIKYEKNNIDAISILTPIPNHKNEIIKCLDNNIKVICEKAIALSVEEASEIKKALKRNNGFLAVIYNYTGYPMLRELKHMIKNNKLGKINQIHIEMPQESFIKLNKNPQDWRLKDYILPTIYLDLASHIHNIIYFLIEEKPLEIIAINNNFGNFNVIDNTIAIINYTGNVVSNIWFSKSAIGHRNGLKVRVYGEKGSATWYQMKPENLYFCDNTGNKFIIDRESPNAIISKKKRYNRFKAGHPIGFIEAFANYYCDIYDSILHNQLNEYVFGIEEAIEGLKLLTAMNKSSKNKKWENIQ
- a CDS encoding flagellin A, which gives rise to MGFRIRTNVAALNAHASVMVTNRNLNNSLEKLSTGLRINKAADDASGLQIADALRDQADSLGQAIRNANDAIGVMQIADKAMDEQVKILNTIKVKATQAAQDGQTTDTRKALQEDIVRLMEELDNIAQTTSYNGKKLLSGSFTNQKFQIGAYSNETITASIGATSSDKIGNTRFETTANLKVSTTDALTTVDLKFTKVDGKKDVQLEEVVISTSAGTGLGVLAEVINKNSDLTGVRASWQVQGTASKAVQSGTIHGLKINGVEIGDLTVQHADRDGTLVAAINAVKDQTGVEAFIDEEGKLNLRSLDGRAIQVSTSSASTVLGGGNFTKASGTDTIVGRLTFVRLDARDIKISGTNVSKIGVTSNMAQATINLRSIKDSFGADEASAIGVHANSNVAHYTESVGAGVTTLKGAMAVMDIADSAMKLLDKIRADIGSVQNQLVSTINNISVTQVNVKAAESQIRDVDFAAETANFQKWNLLAQSGSYALSQANTVQQNVMRLLQ
- the rfbA gene encoding glucose-1-phosphate thymidylyltransferase RfbA, which codes for MKGIILAGGKGTRLYPITKGISKHLLPLYNKPMIYYPLSILMLSKIKEILIISNYEYIKNYKRIFKDGSQLGLKIKYAVQEEAKGIAEAFILGEQFIENKNVCLVLGDNIIYGHGLIDLLNNAKKNVKKNNSVIFGYNVNNPQEYGIVEFDKNGKVISIEEKPKNPKSNYAVVGLYFYPNDVIKKAYNVKPSARGELEITSINEMYLKENRLKVELLGRGYAWFDTGTHDSLLDASNFIRTIEKRTGLKVACIEEIAYNNKWIDRNQLQKLAKKFEKTEYGKYLMEIAGD
- the rfbB gene encoding dTDP-glucose 4,6-dehydratase, translated to MLKNILITGGAGFIGSNFIPYFLEKYPEYKIINLDKLTYAGNLENLKEVKNNPRYKFIKGDICNRELVEFIFDEFDIKSVIHFAAESHVDNSIKNPGVFVETNVNGTYTLIDVAYKYWMDGPFKYKEGYEDCRFHHISTDEVYGTLPEDPNILFTEKTPYAPNSPYSASKASSDMIIRSYHHTYGMNTIITNCSNNYGPKQHDEKLIPTIIRNALQGNPIPIYGDGKNIRDWLYVLDHCKGIDLAYHKGKNGDTYNIGGRNERTNIYIANKICEILDELYPIKKNSKLNTQHSKLKSYKELITFVSDRPGHDRRYAIDASKIENELGWRADENFESGIVKTVRWYLEKYK
- a CDS encoding TDP-N-acetylfucosamine:lipid II N-acetylfucosaminyltransferase translates to MILHIMADSSKHINYPFIEFVNNHFDKNEHFFILCSAEKNISKFENAITKDIFTQEEFFIKNMKKAKQIILHGLWYDKLCEILLNNEKFFEKTYWVMWGGDFYFPEKQSEIKKETIKHIKFFVTENKWDYKYLINKYSIKGKRINCFAYPSNIYKEINTRLKKKSIINIQIGNSADPTNNHKDILNKLYKYKNKNIRVYAPLSYGDTIYAEKIIKYGKNLMKNKFIPIKKIIPLKNYLNFLSNIDIAIFAHERQQAFGNIITLLGMGKKIYLKPNNSLWKYFQEKEIIVYDYNNLENTLFEKKDLSKNVEIIKFYFSIENLKAQWENIFII